A genomic region of Serratia fonticola contains the following coding sequences:
- the mngA gene encoding PTS 2-O-a-mannosyl-D-glycerate transporter subunit IIABC translates to MNLSSLTHSSLINLHVTFADRDQAIHQLADQLDQQGKLHDKAAFLQAVFEREAQGPTALGEGLAVPHGKSDAVKEAAFAVATLSTPLDWEGIDGPESVNLIFLLAIPQAQAGSTHMQLLTSLTTALVDDDIRAAVLQATSAEQLLALLAGGAPEPEPEHKRQDEARPTVVCVTACPAGIAHTYMAAEYLEKAGRKLGINVYVEKQGANGIEGRLTAEQLNKATACVFAAEVAIKEVERFNGIPRIETPVAEPIKHAERILQQALAAGQAAEGGERVLQQETPVQKNSVKTELKQALLSGISFAVPLIVAGGTVLAVSVLLAQILGLQHLFDQENSWLWMYRKLGGGMLGILMVPVLAAYTAYSLADKPALGPGFAAGLAANMIGSGFLGGVVGGLIAGYLMRWVKNHVRLSPNFNGFLTFYLYPVIGTLVAGSLMLFVIGEPVAWLNNGLTAWLNSLSGTNALVLGAILGFMCSFDLGGPVNKAAYAFCLGAMANGVFGPYAIFGAVKMVSAFTVTASTLLAPRLFQQFEIETGKSTWLLGLAGITEGAIPMAIEDPVRVIGSFLVGSLVTGAIVGGMGIGLSTPGAGIFSLFLLHDNGLGGVLSAAIWLGAALLGTAISTLVLILWRRHAMKQGKYTIAEHQ, encoded by the coding sequence ATGAACCTGAGCAGCCTGACCCATTCCAGCTTGATCAATCTGCACGTGACGTTTGCGGATCGCGATCAGGCCATTCACCAGCTTGCCGACCAATTGGATCAGCAAGGTAAATTACATGACAAAGCGGCTTTCCTGCAGGCGGTTTTTGAGCGTGAGGCGCAGGGACCTACCGCGTTAGGCGAGGGGTTGGCGGTACCACACGGTAAAAGCGATGCTGTCAAAGAGGCCGCATTTGCCGTTGCCACGCTCAGTACGCCGCTGGACTGGGAAGGGATTGACGGCCCGGAAAGCGTCAACCTGATCTTCCTGCTGGCGATCCCACAGGCGCAGGCCGGTTCCACCCATATGCAGTTGCTGACCAGCCTGACAACGGCGCTGGTGGATGATGACATTCGCGCTGCGGTGCTGCAGGCCACCAGCGCGGAACAACTGCTGGCTCTGCTGGCGGGAGGCGCGCCGGAGCCAGAACCTGAACACAAACGACAGGATGAGGCTCGACCGACGGTGGTGTGTGTCACCGCTTGTCCGGCTGGCATCGCCCATACCTATATGGCAGCGGAATATCTTGAGAAGGCGGGGCGTAAGCTCGGCATTAACGTCTATGTCGAGAAGCAAGGGGCCAACGGTATAGAAGGCCGCTTGACGGCTGAACAACTGAATAAGGCGACGGCCTGCGTCTTCGCAGCCGAAGTGGCGATCAAAGAAGTGGAACGCTTTAACGGCATTCCCCGTATTGAAACGCCGGTCGCCGAACCGATAAAACATGCCGAACGTATCTTACAGCAGGCGCTGGCTGCTGGGCAGGCCGCCGAAGGGGGCGAACGGGTACTGCAACAGGAAACACCGGTACAAAAAAACAGCGTGAAGACCGAGCTTAAGCAGGCGTTGCTCAGCGGGATCTCCTTTGCGGTGCCGTTGATCGTCGCGGGGGGCACGGTTCTGGCGGTCTCCGTGCTGCTGGCACAGATCCTCGGCTTGCAGCATCTGTTCGATCAGGAGAACTCCTGGTTATGGATGTATCGCAAACTGGGCGGCGGCATGCTCGGTATCCTGATGGTGCCAGTGCTGGCGGCCTACACGGCGTATTCACTGGCGGATAAACCTGCCTTGGGCCCAGGCTTTGCAGCCGGGTTGGCAGCCAACATGATCGGTTCCGGTTTCCTGGGCGGGGTAGTAGGCGGCCTGATCGCCGGTTATCTGATGCGCTGGGTGAAAAATCATGTGCGTCTGAGCCCCAATTTCAACGGCTTCCTGACGTTTTATCTTTATCCGGTGATCGGTACGTTGGTGGCGGGCAGCCTGATGCTGTTTGTTATCGGTGAGCCGGTGGCCTGGCTGAACAATGGGCTGACTGCCTGGCTTAACAGTCTGTCTGGTACCAATGCGCTGGTGCTGGGGGCCATTCTCGGCTTTATGTGTTCATTCGATCTCGGTGGCCCGGTGAATAAAGCCGCCTATGCATTCTGTCTTGGCGCGATGGCCAACGGTGTCTTCGGCCCGTATGCGATCTTTGGTGCGGTCAAAATGGTCTCTGCCTTCACGGTGACCGCCTCTACGTTACTGGCGCCACGCCTTTTTCAACAGTTTGAAATTGAGACCGGTAAATCCACCTGGTTGCTGGGGCTGGCGGGCATTACCGAAGGGGCGATCCCGATGGCGATTGAAGATCCCGTGCGGGTGATCGGCTCCTTCCTGGTGGGATCGCTGGTGACCGGTGCCATCGTCGGAGGCATGGGTATCGGCTTGTCCACGCCGGGTGCGGGGATCTTCTCGCTGTTCCTGCTGCACGATAACGGTCTTGGAGGCGTGCTGTCGGCAGCGATTTGGCTGGGGGCAGCGTTGCTGGGCACGGCGATTTCTACTCTGGTGCTGATCCTTTGGCGACGCCATGCGATGAAGCAGGGTAAATACACCATTGCTGAGCATCAATAA
- a CDS encoding GntR family transcriptional regulator yields the protein MSKKPIYRQIADTLRQQVADGELKPGDALPTEALLREQYNVSRVTVRQALKLLTEEQVIESIQGSGWYVKEEKVNYDIYQLTSFYEKLADRNVETHSEVLIFEVAKASPPIAEALRLTTDDKVYYVKRVRYIKQKPVTLEETWMPLALFPDLSYDVMQNSKYHYIEQVKKLVIDRSEQEIIPVMPGEDAVNALGIDPQKPILEKVSTGFLNDGTVFEFSRNFFKSEDYKFTLVAKRAR from the coding sequence GTGAGCAAAAAGCCTATCTATCGCCAGATTGCGGATACCCTGCGCCAGCAGGTGGCTGACGGTGAACTGAAACCTGGTGATGCATTACCGACAGAAGCCCTGTTGCGCGAACAGTACAACGTCAGCCGGGTCACGGTGCGCCAGGCATTGAAATTGCTCACCGAAGAGCAAGTGATTGAGAGCATTCAGGGTAGCGGTTGGTACGTCAAAGAAGAGAAGGTGAATTACGATATCTATCAGCTCACCAGCTTTTATGAAAAATTGGCGGATCGCAACGTGGAAACCCACAGCGAGGTGCTGATTTTTGAGGTGGCCAAGGCCAGCCCGCCGATCGCTGAAGCGCTACGTCTGACCACCGATGACAAGGTGTATTACGTCAAGCGCGTGCGCTATATCAAGCAGAAGCCGGTCACGCTGGAAGAGACCTGGATGCCGCTGGCCCTGTTCCCCGATCTCAGCTACGACGTGATGCAGAACTCCAAGTACCACTACATCGAGCAGGTAAAAAAGCTGGTGATTGACCGCAGTGAGCAAGAGATCATCCCGGTCATGCCCGGCGAGGATGCGGTGAACGCACTGGGTATTGACCCACAAAAACCGATTCTGGAGAAGGTTTCCACCGGTTTTCTCAACGATGGCACGGTGTTTGAGTTCAGCCGCAATTTCTTTAAAAGCGAAGACTACAAATTCACCCTGGTGGCAAAGCGCGCACGTTGA
- a CDS encoding L,D-transpeptidase family protein, whose translation MKMSIRALLTLFTALVAFSQAAFAVVYPLPAKDSRLVGENIQITVPADSKLPLESFAAQYQMGLSNMLEANPGVDPFLPLPGSTLTIPQQLILPDAPREGIVINSAEMRLYYYPKGTKTVVVLPIGIGQLGKDTPLNWITTVQRKKDGPTWTPTAKMREEYAADGEILPAVFPAGPDNPMGLYALYVGRLYAIHGTNANFGIGLRVSHGCVRLRADDIKYLFDSVPVGTRVQFINEPVKASVEPDGSRYLEVHNPLSANEEELQSKEPVPITISAPVGKVLMDPAVDQAAVDAAIKARSGMPVKVN comes from the coding sequence ATGAAAATGAGCATTCGCGCGTTATTAACCCTGTTTACTGCTTTGGTTGCATTCAGCCAGGCTGCCTTCGCTGTTGTATACCCTTTGCCTGCCAAAGATAGTCGCCTGGTGGGGGAAAATATTCAGATTACCGTTCCTGCAGACAGCAAACTGCCGCTGGAGAGCTTTGCGGCTCAATACCAGATGGGGCTAAGCAATATGCTGGAGGCTAACCCAGGGGTTGACCCGTTCCTGCCGCTGCCAGGCAGCACGCTGACGATCCCGCAGCAGTTGATCCTGCCGGATGCACCGCGTGAAGGCATTGTGATCAACAGCGCAGAAATGCGTCTGTATTACTATCCGAAAGGCACCAAGACCGTGGTGGTATTGCCGATCGGTATTGGCCAGCTGGGTAAAGATACGCCGCTGAATTGGATTACCACCGTTCAACGTAAGAAGGATGGCCCAACCTGGACACCGACCGCGAAAATGCGTGAAGAGTATGCCGCCGATGGTGAAATCCTGCCTGCCGTCTTCCCGGCCGGTCCAGATAACCCAATGGGCCTGTATGCGCTGTACGTTGGCCGTCTGTATGCTATCCACGGCACTAACGCCAACTTTGGTATTGGCCTGCGTGTGAGCCACGGCTGCGTGCGTCTGCGTGCTGACGACATCAAGTACCTGTTCGATAGCGTGCCGGTAGGCACCCGCGTGCAGTTCATCAACGAGCCAGTAAAAGCCTCTGTTGAGCCCGACGGTTCACGTTATCTGGAAGTGCATAACCCACTGTCTGCCAACGAAGAAGAACTGCAGTCAAAAGAGCCGGTGCCAATCACGATCAGCGCGCCAGTTGGCAAGGTGCTGATGGATCCTGCTGTTGACCAGGCTGCCGTAGATGCCGCCATCAAAGCGCGTTCCGGTATGCCGGTTAAAGTGAACTGA